The following are from one region of the Methanomassiliicoccales archaeon LGM-DZ1 genome:
- a CDS encoding Ni/Fe hydrogenase subunit alpha: MAAPIIWDEKKKVTGDRVTIDPITRLEGHGKIEIFLDDSGNVKNAYWQVPEVRGFERFCIGRRVTELNQITARLCGVCPGAHHLASTKAIDGCYSAKPTEAAFHIRDTFYHAHFIHSHIAHFYALASADFVEGPAAPAAQRNILGVVGTVGLELGSAVLKARANAQKIQGIIGGKPTHPVMGVPGGVSKAISKEEAAEIQSYTDDLVKFSQTSLKVFHDLVLGNKEYLDIILNKDLYYHETYHMGLVNDKGQLEFHDGKVRVVDQTGKEHDLYDPKDYLDHIAEASEPWSYEKFPYLRNPGYKGLVDGPDSGIYRATPLARLNVCKDISTPLANEELKVYRETFGVKNGEPVQYTLATHWARLIEMLYAAEKLKEDAYSDKLTDPNIKQFDLVPGGRGVGCVEAPRGTLTHDYTCDENGIVTACNMVVGTTNNNGPMCMDVAKVAKALIKNYDVSPGLLNMVEMAFRAYDPCNSCATHSLPGQMPLTAEIRNSDGSLYDTITRN, from the coding sequence ATGGCAGCACCTATCATTTGGGATGAGAAGAAGAAAGTCACCGGCGACCGTGTGACCATCGACCCCATCACCCGTCTTGAGGGTCACGGGAAGATCGAGATCTTCCTGGACGACAGCGGGAATGTGAAGAACGCATACTGGCAGGTCCCCGAGGTCAGGGGATTCGAGAGATTCTGCATCGGCAGGCGTGTGACCGAGCTCAACCAGATCACCGCCAGGCTCTGCGGAGTCTGCCCCGGAGCGCACCACCTTGCCTCCACCAAGGCAATCGACGGATGCTACAGCGCCAAGCCCACCGAGGCCGCGTTCCATATCAGGGACACGTTCTACCACGCCCACTTCATCCACAGCCACATCGCGCACTTCTACGCGCTCGCCTCCGCCGACTTCGTCGAGGGGCCCGCCGCGCCCGCCGCGCAGAGGAACATCCTCGGCGTCGTCGGTACCGTCGGCCTCGAGCTCGGAAGCGCCGTCCTGAAGGCCCGTGCCAACGCCCAGAAGATCCAGGGTATCATCGGCGGCAAGCCGACCCACCCTGTCATGGGCGTTCCCGGAGGAGTCTCCAAGGCCATCTCCAAGGAGGAGGCGGCGGAGATCCAGTCCTACACCGATGACCTCGTCAAGTTCTCCCAGACCTCGCTCAAGGTCTTCCACGACCTCGTGCTCGGCAACAAGGAGTACCTCGACATCATCCTCAACAAGGACCTCTACTACCACGAGACCTACCACATGGGCCTTGTCAACGACAAGGGCCAGCTGGAGTTCCACGACGGTAAGGTCCGCGTTGTCGACCAGACCGGCAAAGAGCACGACCTGTACGACCCGAAGGACTACCTCGACCACATCGCCGAGGCGTCCGAGCCCTGGTCCTACGAGAAGTTCCCCTACCTGAGGAACCCCGGATACAAGGGACTCGTGGACGGACCCGACTCCGGTATCTACAGAGCGACCCCGCTCGCCAGGCTGAACGTCTGCAAGGACATCTCCACCCCGCTCGCCAACGAGGAGCTCAAGGTCTACCGCGAGACCTTCGGCGTCAAGAACGGAGAGCCCGTGCAGTACACCCTCGCCACCCACTGGGCCAGGCTCATCGAGATGCTGTATGCGGCCGAGAAGCTCAAGGAGGATGCGTACTCCGACAAGCTCACCGACCCCAACATCAAGCAGTTCGACCTCGTTCCCGGAGGACGCGGTGTCGGATGCGTCGAGGCTCCCCGCGGAACCCTGACCCACGACTACACCTGCGACGAGAACGGAATCGTCACCGCCTGCAACATGGTCGTCGGAACCACCAACAACAACGGCCCGATGTGCATGGACGTCGCCAAGGTCGCCAAGGCCCTCATCAAGAACTACGATGTGTCGCCCGGCCTCCTGAACATGGTCGAGATGGCCTTCAGGGCGTACGACCCCTGCAACTCCTGCGCTACCCACTCTCTGCCCGGGCAGATGCCTCTGACCGCGGAGATCAGGAACAGCGACGGGTCGCTCTACGACACCATCACCAGGAACTGA
- a CDS encoding hydrogenase iron-sulfur subunit, with protein MAEEFEPLIVAFCCNWCSYAGADNAGVGRRQMPPNFRIIRTMCSARIDPEFVLRALSKGADGVIVLGCHPADCHYIGGNYRARRRIALLRLVLEQYGFDPKRLRLEWVSASEGEKFQTVMTSFIDEIKALGPTPVTSAKTIAQEENVRAHPKEA; from the coding sequence ATGGCAGAAGAATTTGAACCTCTGATCGTAGCGTTTTGCTGCAACTGGTGCTCCTACGCGGGTGCCGACAACGCCGGAGTCGGGAGGCGCCAGATGCCCCCCAACTTCCGTATCATCAGGACCATGTGCTCCGCGAGGATCGACCCCGAGTTCGTCCTCCGCGCCCTCTCCAAAGGAGCGGACGGAGTCATTGTCCTCGGATGCCACCCTGCCGACTGCCACTACATCGGCGGCAACTACAGGGCAAGGAGGAGGATCGCGCTGCTGAGGCTCGTCCTCGAGCAGTACGGATTCGACCCCAAGAGGCTGAGGCTCGAGTGGGTCTCCGCTTCCGAGGGAGAGAAGTTCCAGACCGTCATGACTTCGTTCATCGACGAGATCAAGGCCCTCGGCCCCACCCCCGTCACCTCCGCGAAGACCATCGCCCAGGAAGAGAACGTCAGGGCACACCCCAAGGAGGCCTGA
- a CDS encoding oxidoreductase, producing the protein MGFFSNLFKKKEKKEKNEAPAAKAAAPAKSKEAPAAKAAAAAPAPAPAASGETGKAVNGKHGHTEYPFADLGELLPAPPANGKINLAIYWAAACGGCDVSLLDTNERVLTIGQFANIVMWPIAVDGKKDDIEAMADGSITVSIINGAVRNTENEEMVKLLRQKSKIVVCYGSCACFGGTPALANLVKGGADEILDYVYTKTPTSAQFQKDYHAGKPQVPETEYQASEGVLTLPVLYDTVKTLDEVIDVDYYIPGCPPLQESISQMLKGIVDFVYNGVALPPKGYEFGVTEKCLCDECPREKEYKRITKIYEPYQVDVDPKKCLMDQGILCLGPATVGGCNARCTAAGQPCRGCYGPTHFVQEHGASALSAIASLFPVLDDDPIIDEQKIIEIMSTIKDPLGYFYAFTLGKSLINRSVTEEAPSA; encoded by the coding sequence ATGGGATTCTTCAGCAACCTGTTCAAGAAGAAGGAAAAGAAAGAGAAGAACGAGGCCCCGGCCGCCAAGGCCGCCGCCCCGGCGAAATCCAAGGAGGCTCCCGCTGCTAAGGCCGCGGCAGCCGCTCCCGCTCCCGCTCCCGCCGCTTCCGGCGAGACGGGCAAGGCCGTCAACGGGAAGCACGGGCACACCGAGTACCCCTTCGCGGACCTCGGCGAGCTCCTGCCCGCCCCTCCGGCGAACGGCAAGATCAACCTGGCCATCTACTGGGCCGCGGCATGCGGAGGCTGCGATGTCTCCCTGCTCGACACCAACGAGAGGGTCCTGACCATCGGCCAGTTCGCCAACATCGTCATGTGGCCCATCGCGGTCGACGGCAAGAAGGACGACATCGAGGCCATGGCGGACGGTTCCATCACCGTCTCCATCATCAACGGAGCCGTCAGGAACACCGAGAACGAGGAGATGGTCAAGCTCCTCAGGCAGAAGTCCAAGATCGTCGTCTGCTACGGGTCCTGCGCCTGCTTCGGCGGAACCCCTGCGCTCGCCAACCTGGTCAAGGGCGGAGCCGACGAGATCCTCGACTACGTCTACACCAAGACCCCTACCAGCGCCCAGTTCCAGAAGGACTACCACGCCGGCAAGCCCCAGGTGCCCGAGACCGAGTACCAGGCTTCCGAGGGAGTCCTCACCCTGCCCGTCCTGTACGACACAGTGAAGACCCTCGACGAGGTCATCGATGTTGACTACTACATCCCCGGATGCCCTCCCCTCCAGGAGTCCATCTCCCAGATGCTCAAGGGAATCGTCGACTTCGTCTACAACGGCGTCGCCCTGCCCCCGAAGGGATACGAGTTCGGAGTCACCGAGAAGTGCCTCTGCGACGAGTGCCCCCGCGAGAAAGAGTACAAGAGGATCACCAAGATCTACGAGCCCTACCAGGTCGATGTCGACCCCAAGAAGTGCCTCATGGACCAGGGAATCCTCTGCCTCGGCCCCGCGACCGTCGGCGGATGCAACGCCCGCTGCACTGCGGCCGGCCAGCCCTGCCGCGGATGCTACGGTCCGACCCACTTCGTCCAGGAGCACGGAGCCAGCGCTCTCAGCGCCATCGCTTCCCTGTTCCCGGTCCTCGACGACGATCCTATCATCGACGAGCAGAAGATCATCGAGATCATGTCAACCATCAAGGACCCGCTGGGATACTTCTACGCGTTCACTCTCGGGAAGTCCCTCATCAACAGGTCCGTCACAGAAGAGGCACCCTCTGCCTGA